A single window of Deinococcus sp. KSM4-11 DNA harbors:
- the rpsS gene encoding 30S ribosomal protein S19: MPRSLKKGPFVDDHLLKKVDAQNDTKQKRVIKTWSRRSTVVPEMIGHTIAVHNGKQHVPVFVNEQMIGHKLGEFSPTRSYRGHGSEKSAKGSKKK, translated from the coding sequence ATGCCCCGTAGCCTCAAAAAAGGGCCGTTCGTGGACGACCACCTCCTGAAGAAGGTGGACGCCCAGAACGACACCAAGCAAAAGCGCGTCATCAAGACCTGGTCGCGCCGCTCCACGGTCGTGCCCGAGATGATCGGCCACACCATCGCGGTTCACAACGGCAAGCAGCACGTGCCGGTGTTCGTGAATGAGCAGATGATCGGCCACAAGCTCGGCGAGTTCTCGCCCACCCGCTCGTACCGCGGGCACGGTTCAGAGAAGTCCGCCAAGGGGAGCAAGAAGAAATGA
- the rplV gene encoding 50S ribosomal protein L22, whose translation MTAPVSEFRNKKQRKQEVKLRRPGYAVAKYVRISPRKVRLVVDVIRGKSVRDAEDLLRFIPRAASEPVSKVLNSAKHNALHNDEMLEDRLVITAAYVDAGPTLKRLIPRARGSANIIKKRTSHITIIVGESAASRGK comes from the coding sequence ATGACCGCTCCAGTCTCTGAATTCCGCAACAAGAAGCAGCGCAAGCAGGAAGTCAAGCTGCGTCGTCCCGGCTACGCCGTGGCGAAGTACGTCCGCATCAGCCCCCGCAAGGTGCGTCTGGTGGTCGACGTGATCCGTGGCAAGAGCGTGCGCGACGCCGAGGACCTGCTGCGCTTCATCCCGCGCGCCGCCAGCGAGCCCGTCAGCAAGGTGCTCAACAGCGCCAAGCACAACGCGCTGCACAACGACGAGATGCTCGAAGACCGTCTGGTCATCACGGCGGCCTACGTGGACGCCGGCCCGACCCTCAAGCGCCTGATTCCCCGCGCCCGTGGCAGCGCCAACATCATCAAGAAGCGCACCAGCCACATCACCATCATCGTGGGCGAGAGCGCCGCGAGCCGGGGGAAATAA
- the rpsC gene encoding 30S ribosomal protein S3 — protein sequence MGNKINPNGFRLGITRGWNSRWYAGKKQYAGLLREDEKIRNLVNKELAAAGIARIEIERAGQQVNVIISAAKPGIVIGKGGDSIKKLRGDIERLVSAGTVAVNVAEIPNPNISAPLVALRIAEQIERRFAFRRAMKQAAQRVMESGARGVKVVLSGRLGGAEQARRETVREGRVPLHTLRADIDYGTALARTTYGILGIKVMVFNGEVIGGKTETFARPQRKQDDRRPEGGDRPNRRRPTARRRTGGE from the coding sequence ATGGGCAATAAAATCAACCCGAACGGCTTCCGCCTGGGCATCACGCGGGGCTGGAACAGCCGCTGGTACGCCGGCAAGAAGCAGTACGCCGGCCTGCTGCGCGAAGACGAGAAGATCCGCAACCTGGTGAACAAGGAACTGGCCGCCGCCGGGATCGCGCGCATCGAGATCGAGCGTGCGGGTCAGCAGGTCAACGTGATCATCAGCGCCGCGAAACCCGGCATCGTGATCGGCAAGGGCGGCGACAGCATCAAGAAGCTGCGCGGCGACATCGAGCGTCTGGTCTCGGCGGGCACGGTCGCCGTGAACGTGGCCGAGATCCCCAACCCGAACATCAGTGCGCCCCTGGTCGCCCTGCGCATCGCCGAGCAGATCGAGCGCCGCTTCGCGTTCCGCCGCGCCATGAAGCAGGCCGCGCAGCGCGTGATGGAATCCGGCGCGCGTGGCGTGAAGGTCGTGCTGTCTGGCCGCCTCGGCGGCGCCGAGCAGGCTCGCCGCGAGACCGTCCGTGAAGGCCGCGTGCCGCTGCACACCCTGCGCGCCGACATCGACTACGGCACCGCCCTGGCCCGCACCACCTACGGCATCCTGGGCATCAAGGTCATGGTCTTCAACGGTGAAGTCATCGGGGGCAAGACCGAGACCTTCGCCCGCCCGCAGCGCAAGCAGGACGACCGCCGCCCCGAAGGTGGCGACCGCCCCAACCGCCGTCGGCCCACCGCCCGCCGGCGCACCGGAGGTGAATGA
- the rplP gene encoding 50S ribosomal protein L16, whose amino-acid sequence MLLPKRTKYRKQHRGRMTGDAKGGDYVAFGDYGLIAVEPAWIKSNQIEACRIVMSRHFRRGGKIYIRIFPDKPVTKKPAETRMGKGKGAVEFWVSVVKPGRVMFEVSGVTEEQAKEAFRLAGHKLPIQTKMVKREVYDEAQ is encoded by the coding sequence ATGCTTCTTCCGAAGCGCACCAAGTACCGTAAGCAGCACCGCGGCCGGATGACGGGCGACGCCAAGGGCGGCGATTACGTGGCCTTCGGCGACTACGGCCTGATTGCCGTGGAGCCCGCCTGGATCAAGAGCAACCAGATCGAGGCCTGCCGCATCGTCATGAGCCGTCACTTCCGCCGCGGCGGCAAGATCTACATCCGCATCTTCCCCGACAAGCCCGTGACCAAGAAGCCGGCCGAAACCCGAATGGGGAAAGGGAAGGGCGCCGTGGAATTCTGGGTGAGCGTCGTCAAGCCCGGCCGCGTGATGTTCGAGGTGTCCGGCGTGACCGAGGAGCAGGCCAAGGAAGCCTTCCGCCTGGCCGGTCACAAGCTGCCCATCCAGACCAAGATGGTCAAGCGTGAGGTCTACGATGAAGCCCAGTGA
- the rpmC gene encoding 50S ribosomal protein L29: protein MKPSDMRNLKADDFAKEIDARKKELMELRFQAATGNLAQPHRVTQLRREVAQLNTIKTELASAGKNGQGEQA, encoded by the coding sequence ATGAAGCCCAGTGACATGCGCAATCTGAAGGCGGACGATTTCGCCAAGGAAATCGACGCCCGCAAGAAAGAACTCATGGAGCTGCGCTTCCAGGCCGCCACCGGCAACCTGGCCCAGCCTCACCGCGTGACGCAGCTCCGCCGTGAAGTTGCCCAGCTCAATACCATCAAGACCGAGCTGGCCAGTGCTGGCAAGAACGGGCAGGGAGAGCAGGCATGA
- the rpsQ gene encoding 30S ribosomal protein S17: protein MKKTFTGVVVSDKADKTVSVKVERRFAHPLYGKVVTRSHKYAAHDEKNEYKIGDRVEIIAVRPISKTKTWKVTKLIERPRGIETTAVETEGGKA from the coding sequence ATGAAGAAGACCTTTACCGGCGTCGTCGTCAGCGACAAGGCCGACAAGACGGTCAGCGTGAAGGTGGAGCGCCGCTTCGCCCACCCGCTGTACGGCAAGGTCGTGACCCGCAGCCACAAGTACGCGGCCCACGACGAGAAGAACGAGTACAAGATCGGTGACCGCGTCGAGATCATCGCCGTGCGCCCCATCAGCAAGACCAAGACCTGGAAGGTCACCAAGCTGATCGAGCGTCCGCGCGGCATCGAGACCACCGCCGTCGAAACGGAAGGCGGTAAAGCATGA
- the rplN gene encoding 50S ribosomal protein L14 → MIMPQSRLDVADNSGAREIMCIRVLNSGIGGKGLTTGGGGNKRYAGVGDIIVASVKDAAPRGTVKAGDVVKAVVVRTSHAIKRADGSTIRFDKNAAVIINNQGEPRGTRVFGPVARELRDRRFMKIVSLAPEVL, encoded by the coding sequence ATGATCATGCCCCAGTCCCGCCTGGACGTGGCGGATAACAGCGGCGCGCGCGAGATCATGTGCATCCGCGTGCTCAACAGCGGCATCGGCGGCAAGGGCCTCACCACCGGCGGCGGCGGCAACAAGCGCTACGCCGGCGTGGGTGACATCATCGTCGCCAGCGTCAAGGACGCCGCCCCGCGCGGCACCGTCAAGGCCGGTGACGTCGTCAAGGCCGTGGTCGTGCGCACCTCGCACGCCATCAAGCGCGCCGACGGCAGCACCATCCGCTTCGACAAGAACGCCGCCGTCATCATCAACAACCAGGGCGAACCGCGCGGCACGCGCGTCTTCGGGCCGGTCGCCCGCGAACTGCGCGACCGCCGCTTCATGAAGATCGTCTCCCTGGCCCCGGAGGTGCTGTAA